AACTGCTTTTTTTCTGTTGATTTCTATTCCATTATACCTGTTGGTTCTCATTTGCATGACGACAGCCAGGTTATGTTGCAATTCATTGCTGGATTGATGTTTTGATGTTTATACTGGATTAGGTTAAGGGGCGAAATGGCAAAAAATCCACAGACGGCGTTGCAAAGAGTCAAAAAAAATCTTGACACGAATATGCACTGTGATTAGATTGATCCCAGAAAGTAACAGACCCGGCTGGTTCGGGCCTATATGTATATTGTGTGAAACGAGGACAAACGCTGTAACAAGCGTGTTTTCAGTCAGGCGGATTGATACGGGTTGCACAGACGCCTGGCATGCTCGATGCAACCTGAAAAGGAGAAAAAGGTATGAAAAAATTTGTATTGTTAGCAGTAATTGCAGCGTTAGCGTGCGGCGGTTTGTTTGGTGCTTACAAAGTAAGGATCATTACAAATGTGCCGGACATCTATGACATTTATCTGGGTGCTACTGACGTAGGAAACACAGCCCCCACGCCCAACGTAGTTGATATCACCAGAGCTACAGCGGCAGAATTGTATGGGATTTGGAGTCTTGGAGCACCGCCTCCTGGAATGGTATGGGAACCTCTGTCACAAGCGGTTAACGCGAGCAGCTCCTTCTGGCCTGAAGGTAGTGATTTAGTCCATGTTATTTCATTCAACCTTCGTCCGCCTGAAACTACCCCAGTCGAGTTGAGCAGCTTCACAGCAACCCTTACAGCTCTGAATGACGTACAGATCAATTGGGTAACTCAGTCCGAAAGCAACATGCTTGGATACCGTGTTTACCGAAATGAGTCTTTGTCCGAGATCAATGCAGTGCTGATCACACCGACCATGGTTCCTGCCAGCAACACCAGTCAGCAGCACAATTACACAGTTGTGGACAATGAAGTTGAGATTGGCGGCACCTATTACTACTGGCTGGAGAGCGTGGATGCCAATTCCAGCATGTTCTTTGGTCCTGTCGGCATCAAAGTCGAAGGCGAAGTGCCTCCGATCTATCCGGAAGCCACCGCCCTCAAGAATGCCTATCCGAACCCCTTCCGCGCCAACACCAGCACAAACATCGATGTTGAGTTGAAAGAAGGCGAAAACGGAACCGTGACCATCTACAACCTTCAGGGCAAAGTCGTGAAGGTTTACAATGTCACCCCGGGTTCCCACACCATCACCTGGAACGGCAAGGACAGCAATGACAATGCCTGCAGCAGCGGTATCTACCTCTACAAGCTGAGCACTCCTTCTGCCAACGCCACCAAGAGAATGGTCATCATTAAATAACCCGTATTTCGATACCAAATATAAGTCCCGGTGCAAACCGGGACTTTTTTGTGCCCAGGTTTTGGCGGGCTTGAATCGACGCGGGACCGGATACGCTGAAGAAACGCCTGTGACCACTTTTCCAGTACGAAGAGTGGATGAGGGAAGGGTAAGAAAACCTGGCAAAAAAAGAAAACCCGTCCTGCAGAAAGCGGGACGGGATGGTTGATTGTTTGTAGGGAAGCTAACTCAGCTTCTTATGGCAGAGCCACCAAGCCAGGCATTCGTAGTCACCGGTTTTGGCCCCTTCCATTCTCTCCCTGGCGCCGTGCACGTCTTTGGGAGGCGGGATGATCACGCTGTCACCGAACAATTCGCCTTTGGGCCAGTTGGCTGGCATGGCAACCTTGTTCTTGTCGGAAACCTGCATGGCTTCCACAGCCCTTAGGATCTCGTCCATGTTACGGCCAAGTTCCTGGGGATAGTAAAGCATGATGCGGATGGTACCCTCGGCGTCGACTATGAAAACAGCGCGAACTGTGTTTGTGTCTTTGCCGGGATGGATCAGGCCAAGCTTATTGGCCACGGCACCGGTGTCGGCGATGATGGGGAACTGGATTTCCACGCCGAATTTTTCCTTGATCCATTCTTCCCACTTGATGTGCGAAAACACCTGGTCCACGCTCATGCCGATCAATTCGCAGTTGAGGGCTTTGAACTTTTCATAGCGCTGCTGAAAGGCCACGAACTCTGTGGTGCAAACGGGGGTGAAGTCAGCCGGGTGGCTGAACAGCACGAACCATTTTCCTCTCATATCGTCCGGCAGGGTCATCATGCCGCGGGTGGTGACAACCTTCATTTGGGGGAATTTGTCGCCCAGAAGCGGTATTCCATGTCTTTCGTTTTCCATTGTATACTCCTTTGGTTGATTTGATAACATACTATTGACATGATACCCAGAATGTTCTTCCAGGCAAGATATGTTTTACGTCAACCTTCGGCTTTGGCGATCACACCCTGGACAAAATCTTGCAGTATGCTGGCAGATTCGGTTTTGCCAAAATCATAGATGAAAGGCCTGCCTCCGTCACAACTGGCGGTGATATTGCTGTCGAAAGGCAGCCTAGCCAGCAGGTCCACATTATAATCCATCAACGCGTTGGCGATTCCGTCACCGCTGAACAGTTCCACTTTTTCACCGCAGTGGGGGCAGGCGACCCAGGACATGTTTTCGACCAATCCCAGCACCGGCACTCCCAGTTTTTGAGCAAAGTCCAGATTTTTGCGAACATCCAGCAAAGCCACATCCTGTGCCGAACTCACCACCACAGCGCCATCCACCCGGCCCAGCAGTTGGACCACGGAAAGCGGCTCATCTCCGGTGCCAGGAGGGCAGTCAATGACCAGATAATCCAACTCGCCCCACTCCGTGTTTTGGATCATGTCTTTCAAAGCGCTCATTTTCATGGGCCCTCTCCAGATGAGGGCGGAATCGGCATTATCGATCAGATAGGCGGTGGAGAGGGCATGGAAATTGTCGTGCAGCCGCACTGGCAAAATCTTTCCCTCTGTATTTACAGAAGCTCTGGAGCTTTCGCTTCCGGTCATTTTGGCCACCGAAGGCCCATGCAGGTCTGCATCCAACAGGCCCACTTGTTTTCCTGCCAAGGCCAGGCCATAAGCCAGATTCACGGCGATGGTCGATTTTCCCACCCCGCCTTTGCCGCTCATGACCATGATCCTGTGTTTGATGCCACTCAGATCGACTTCGGCTTGCTTTTCTTTTGTCTCCTCCGTCATTTGTTCTCGTCCTCAAACTTCGCAATCTGCTCATTCAGCCATTTGAGCTGCTCTTCCAAATTCTGTTTTTCAGCTTCCAGGATGGCTTTGTTATACGGATGAGTTCCGCTCTCCTGCCAGGGGGCTGCATTTTGCCAGTGTTTCGAGCCACCCCTGAACCTGTTTTGCCGGCCCCGGCCAAAACAGCGTCCGCGGCCAAAGCCTGGACCTCTGCCAATGGCCTTGCCAAAGCGTCCACAAGGCCCCAACCCTCTTCCTGGGCGTCCATCCCTGAAGGGTCCTGTTCCATCATAATTAGGCATTTTATTCTCCTTAATCAGTTAATGTTTAGTTTCCAATTCAGCCTCTTCCGCTGTTGGTAAGAGGCAGAGTGTCTCAATCGCTCTGAGGCAGTTTGCCGTTCTTGTAAGCCTCATAGGCCTCGCGAACAGTCATTCCCCCTGCTCCTGTGAAGATTCTCAAATCCATCTGGCTCAGGATGGCGGCGGCATTGCCTCCGGGACCGTTTCCCGTGATCAGCACCTGTGGTTTGAACTCAAATAAATTTTGCGCGGTCTGCGGCCCGGCTCCGTGAGCGACTTTGATTATATTCCGGTTGTCAAAGCTGCTGATCTCATCTTTTTCCTCATCATAGAAGATGATGAAATCCGCTCGCCCGAACCTGGGATCGATTTGCGCGTCCCAGTTCGTGCCTGCGCTGGTGAAAGCTATTTTCATTGTAACTCCTTGATTATTGTTTGCCAGATCTTGGTGAACCTGGGCTGCCATTTGGCTGGGTTGAA
This genomic stretch from Candidatus Cloacimonadota bacterium harbors:
- a CDS encoding peroxiredoxin, whose protein sequence is MENERHGIPLLGDKFPQMKVVTTRGMMTLPDDMRGKWFVLFSHPADFTPVCTTEFVAFQQRYEKFKALNCELIGMSVDQVFSHIKWEEWIKEKFGVEIQFPIIADTGAVANKLGLIHPGKDTNTVRAVFIVDAEGTIRIMLYYPQELGRNMDEILRAVEAMQVSDKNKVAMPANWPKGELFGDSVIIPPPKDVHGARERMEGAKTGDYECLAWWLCHKKLS
- a CDS encoding Mrp/NBP35 family ATP-binding protein encodes the protein MTEETKEKQAEVDLSGIKHRIMVMSGKGGVGKSTIAVNLAYGLALAGKQVGLLDADLHGPSVAKMTGSESSRASVNTEGKILPVRLHDNFHALSTAYLIDNADSALIWRGPMKMSALKDMIQNTEWGELDYLVIDCPPGTGDEPLSVVQLLGRVDGAVVVSSAQDVALLDVRKNLDFAQKLGVPVLGLVENMSWVACPHCGEKVELFSGDGIANALMDYNVDLLARLPFDSNITASCDGGRPFIYDFGKTESASILQDFVQGVIAKAEG
- a CDS encoding DUF5320 domain-containing protein, yielding MPNYDGTGPFRDGRPGRGLGPCGRFGKAIGRGPGFGRGRCFGRGRQNRFRGGSKHWQNAAPWQESGTHPYNKAILEAEKQNLEEQLKWLNEQIAKFEDENK
- a CDS encoding dinitrogenase iron-molybdenum cofactor biosynthesis protein, translated to MKIAFTSAGTNWDAQIDPRFGRADFIIFYDEEKDEISSFDNRNIIKVAHGAGPQTAQNLFEFKPQVLITGNGPGGNAAAILSQMDLRIFTGAGGMTVREAYEAYKNGKLPQSD
- a CDS encoding T9SS type A sorting domain-containing protein, with translation MSEINAVLITPTMVPASNTSQQHNYTVVDNEVEIGGTYYYWLESVDANSSMFFGPVGIKVEGEVPPIYPEATALKNAYPNPFRANTSTNIDVELKEGENGTVTIYNLQGKVVKVYNVTPGSHTITWNGKDSNDNACSSGIYLYKLSTPSANATKRMVIIK